The segment GCCCACGTCGAAGATGGCGATCCTGTCGCCCATCTTCAGCGCCTCGTCGATGCTGTGGGTGACGAAGAGGATCGTCGTGTTGATCTCCTCCTGGATCTCGAGGAACTCGTCCTGGAGGTCCTCGCGGGTGATCGGATCGAGCGCCCCGAACGGCTCGTCCATCAGCAGGACGTCGGGGTCAGCCGCGAGCGCGCGTGCGACGCCGACCCGCTGGCGCTGTCCGCCCGAGAGGGCGGTCGGGTACTGGTCGCGGTACTTCGCGGGCGGCAGGTCGACCAGCGCCAGCAGTTCGTCCACGCGCTCGTCGATCCGCTCGCGATCCCAGCCCTTGAGCTCCGGCACGGTGGCGACGTTCTCGCCGACGGTCATGTGGTCGAACAGCCCCACCTCCTGGATCACGTAGCCGATGTCGCGCCTGAGCTCCGTGGCGTCGAGCGTTCGGGTGTCGGTCCCGTCGTAGTAGATCGTTCCTTCGGTCGGCTCCTCGAGGCGGTTGACGAGCTTCATCGTCGTCGTCTTGCCACAGCCGGAAGGACCGACCAGCACCGTCGTGGTCCCCTCCTCGACTCGGAAGCTGACGTTCTCTACCGCCCTCGTTCCGTCGGGATACACCTTGGTGACGTTCTCGAACTCGATCATCCGACCACCCCCCAGAGCGCTCGTGCCGCCAGGCTCCGCTCGACCTCCTCCCCGTTGCGCAGGTAGAGGACCTGCTCGACCGCCTCGAACAGGTAGTCGGCCGCCAGTGCGAGCAGCGATACCAGCACGGTCGCCGTGACGATCATCTCGGTGTACGACTCGTAGATGCCGACGAAGATGTAGTCGCCGAGGCCGCCGGCGCCGACGTACGCGCCGACGGTAGCGACCCCGATCAGGATCACGACCGCGTTCCGCACTCCCGCGGTGATCACCGGCAGCGCGTTCGGAAACCGGATACGCCGGAGACGCTGTCGCCTCGTCATCCCCAGTCCGGTTCCCGCCTCGATCGCCCCCTCGTCCACCCTCGTCAGTCCGATGTAGGTGTTGCGGATGACGGGCAGTTGGGCGTAGAGCACGAGCGCGACGATCACCGGCGGATTGCCGATGCCGACGAACGGTATCAGCAGTCCGAACAGCGCGATGCTGGGGATCGTCATCGCGACGCCGGCGAGCCACAACACGAGCGTCGAGGTGGATCGATACAGCGTGATCGCGATCCCCAGCGATATCCCCAGCGGTAGCGCGATCAACAGCGTCTGGAACACGAGTTCGACGTGTTCTACGGTCGCGATGACGAGTTCGACCCAGTTCTCCGAGACGTAATCGAGATACGAGATCGGCAGGGTGGGTGTCGAATACATGGCCTAGATCAGGCCGTTCTCGTCGAGGTGGTCACGCGCGACGGACTGGGCGCTCTCCTCCTCGACCGCGATCCGTACGTTCAGTTCGATCACCTGCTCCTCGGAGGTAAGCGAGTCCGAGACGGCGTTCAGCTCCTCCTCCATCTCGGGGTGCTCCTCCAGGCTCTCCCCGTCGACCAGCGGCGCCGGGTTGTACGGGAGGAAGAACTCCTCATCGTCCTCGAGGACGATCAGATCGAACTGCTCGATGTTGGGGTTGGTCGTGAAGACCATGCCGATCTCCGCCTCGCCCTGGCCGACGATCTCGTA is part of the Halalkalicoccus sp. CG83 genome and harbors:
- a CDS encoding ABC transporter permease, with the translated sequence MYSTPTLPISYLDYVSENWVELVIATVEHVELVFQTLLIALPLGISLGIAITLYRSTSTLVLWLAGVAMTIPSIALFGLLIPFVGIGNPPVIVALVLYAQLPVIRNTYIGLTRVDEGAIEAGTGLGMTRRQRLRRIRFPNALPVITAGVRNAVVILIGVATVGAYVGAGGLGDYIFVGIYESYTEMIVTATVLVSLLALAADYLFEAVEQVLYLRNGEEVERSLAARALWGVVG
- a CDS encoding ABC transporter ATP-binding protein codes for the protein MIEFENVTKVYPDGTRAVENVSFRVEEGTTTVLVGPSGCGKTTTMKLVNRLEEPTEGTIYYDGTDTRTLDATELRRDIGYVIQEVGLFDHMTVGENVATVPELKGWDRERIDERVDELLALVDLPPAKYRDQYPTALSGGQRQRVGVARALAADPDVLLMDEPFGALDPITREDLQDEFLEIQEEINTTILFVTHSIDEALKMGDRIAIFDVGEIVQYGTPNEILSQPANEFVEEFIGDDRTLKRLGLIRVEEVMEPVADGTQDGRTPDEAVSPDANLESALSRMLQEDTDTLSVRNGDDRLVGRVTRERIQDTQRAQVER